The following are from one region of the Paenibacillus bovis genome:
- a CDS encoding carbohydrate ABC transporter permease, which produces MKWVGRIIMILYGLLVAAPLYFVVVSSFKTSQAFYANPLGWPDTWSLQNFIHIFDAQPMLQYFWNSARVTLFTVVIVLFLGSLISYAIVRLGGRLGKFAFAYFVAGLIIPSQVIMLPLYSLVRQLGWSDSLTALTVVTAAGLLPLTVFTLTGFMEMLSKEMMEAGSMDGAGEWKIYWRLVLPLSGPSLSATAAFLFVMVWNDLLIPLMLLNSTEKLTLPLALMQFRGEYVTDYTMLLTGVVITALPMVILFVFLQRFFVTGLTAGSVKG; this is translated from the coding sequence ATGAAATGGGTTGGACGTATTATCATGATCCTGTACGGGCTGCTGGTTGCAGCGCCACTGTACTTTGTAGTTGTATCTTCGTTCAAAACCAGCCAGGCCTTTTACGCGAATCCGCTGGGCTGGCCGGATACATGGAGTCTGCAGAACTTTATTCATATTTTTGATGCGCAGCCGATGCTGCAGTATTTCTGGAATAGCGCAAGGGTAACCTTATTTACAGTCGTTATTGTATTGTTCCTGGGAAGTCTGATTTCCTACGCAATTGTGCGACTGGGTGGCAGACTGGGCAAGTTCGCTTTTGCCTACTTTGTAGCCGGATTGATTATTCCTTCACAGGTTATTATGCTGCCGCTATATTCACTGGTGCGTCAGCTCGGATGGTCGGACAGTCTGACCGCATTGACGGTCGTAACTGCTGCTGGGCTACTACCGCTGACAGTATTCACGCTAACTGGGTTTATGGAGATGCTAAGCAAGGAAATGATGGAAGCGGGAAGTATGGACGGAGCCGGAGAGTGGAAAATTTACTGGCGTCTGGTATTGCCTTTATCCGGTCCATCCCTGTCGGCTACAGCAGCGTTCCTGTTCGTTATGGTATGGAATGATCTGCTGATTCCACTCATGCTGCTGAACAGCACGGAAAAGCTAACGCTACCGCTGGCACTGATGCAGTTCCGAGGCGAATATGTCACAGATTATACAATGCTGCTGACAGGAGTCGTGATTACGGCACTGCCGATGGTCATCTTGTTTGTATTCCTGCAGCGTTTCTTTGTAACCGGTCTGACAGCAGGTTCGGTCAAAGGATAA
- a CDS encoding response regulator has translation MNQPDRPIRIMLADDQSLIRQGIRYILDLQPDMQVVTEASTGDEAVALTSEYQPDLILMDIQMPGMTGIEATRAILQHQPEIKIVLLTTFDVQEYVIDGIRAGASGYLLKDIDMNEMIQGIRSVCAGGAIYNTTTAGSALVELLGRPLSVQNGDDSSVASIPLAEPLTERELEVLQAVAYGKRNFEIAADLYVSESTVKTHVHNIIQKLGVKDRTQAAVVAIRQGIVS, from the coding sequence ATGAACCAGCCTGACCGTCCTATTCGTATTATGCTGGCTGATGACCAGTCCCTGATCCGTCAAGGTATCCGTTATATTCTGGATCTACAGCCCGATATGCAGGTTGTTACCGAGGCATCCACCGGCGATGAAGCGGTGGCACTTACCAGTGAATACCAGCCGGACCTGATTCTGATGGACATCCAGATGCCCGGTATGACCGGTATTGAAGCAACCCGTGCTATTTTGCAGCATCAGCCGGAGATCAAGATTGTGCTGCTGACTACCTTTGATGTACAGGAATATGTTATTGATGGTATCCGTGCAGGAGCCTCCGGTTATCTGCTCAAGGATATTGATATGAATGAAATGATTCAGGGTATTCGCTCCGTCTGTGCAGGCGGCGCCATTTACAATACAACAACAGCCGGTAGTGCGCTGGTCGAGCTGCTCGGCCGTCCTCTCTCGGTGCAAAATGGCGACGACTCCTCTGTCGCCTCCATCCCGCTGGCGGAGCCGCTGACCGAGCGAGAGCTGGAGGTGCTGCAGGCGGTCGCCTATGGCAAACGCAATTTTGAGATAGCTGCCGATCTGTATGTATCCGAAAGTACAGTCAAAACCCATGTGCATAATATTATCCAGAAGCTAGGTGTCAAAGACCGTACCCAGGCAGCCGTAGTCGCTATCCGGCAAGGCATTGTCAGCTAA
- a CDS encoding carbohydrate ABC transporter permease yields MINRKLLWLFMLPGILLYTGLFVYPALSGLFYSFTNWDGVSPSYDFVGIANYKDSFDSITFRKAFVNNIKFMVVVVVLQTVISLVLALVLAKNSRTHVVFRALYFFPAILSSVSVGLIWSFIYDPSIGLLNMSLQSAGLDSLMGSWTGDAKIALYAIAFVQIWAHAGQMMIIFIAGLHAIPGELMEAARIDGASRLQIFGKITWPLLAPSAAIVISYTTIQSFKAFDLIFVMTDGGPNYATEILTTYIYHLAFSNYSFGLASAGSMIFLVLLGILTFFQFRALRQEGARG; encoded by the coding sequence ATGATTAATCGTAAATTACTATGGCTGTTTATGCTCCCAGGAATATTGCTGTACACCGGCCTGTTCGTATACCCGGCTTTATCGGGATTGTTTTACTCATTTACCAACTGGGACGGTGTATCACCGTCCTATGATTTTGTAGGGATTGCCAACTACAAGGATAGCTTTGACAGTATTACGTTCCGTAAAGCATTTGTGAATAATATCAAATTCATGGTCGTTGTGGTGGTACTGCAGACTGTAATCTCGCTAGTACTGGCACTCGTACTCGCCAAAAATAGCCGTACGCATGTGGTTTTCCGCGCGCTGTACTTTTTCCCGGCTATTCTGTCATCGGTATCTGTTGGACTGATCTGGTCGTTTATTTATGACCCTTCGATCGGTTTGCTGAATATGTCGCTGCAAAGTGCGGGACTGGATAGTCTGATGGGTAGCTGGACAGGGGATGCCAAGATTGCCCTGTATGCTATTGCCTTTGTACAGATCTGGGCGCATGCCGGACAGATGATGATTATCTTTATTGCCGGATTGCATGCGATTCCGGGAGAATTGATGGAAGCTGCCCGTATTGACGGTGCCAGCCGTTTGCAGATTTTTGGCAAAATTACCTGGCCGCTGCTCGCGCCATCGGCAGCAATCGTAATCTCGTATACAACGATTCAGTCGTTCAAAGCGTTCGATCTGATCTTTGTGATGACGGATGGCGGACCGAACTATGCGACCGAGATTTTGACGACGTATATTTATCATCTGGCATTCTCCAACTATTCCTTTGGGCTGGCATCTGCCGGATCGATGATCTTCCTGGTGCTGCTGGGCATTCTGACCTTCTTCCAGTTCAGAGCGCTGCGTCAGGAAGGGGCGAGAGGATGA
- a CDS encoding CcdC protein domain-containing protein → MARVKEVRPIQLFLLPAILLYAVSPQIQPMLSGGLIMEIILFVSISIGAMIGWLRSRSHTVHQDPINGKIVTQSSITSMIIVLVLIAVRVFIGYLIDSGYLLPHHSDAATLISNSLLIVALANVVTTRIMIYLDYNRLIHGI, encoded by the coding sequence ATGGCCAGAGTCAAGGAAGTACGTCCGATTCAACTATTCCTGCTGCCGGCAATTCTGCTGTATGCTGTGTCTCCCCAGATTCAGCCTATGCTGTCAGGCGGCCTGATCATGGAAATTATATTATTTGTCAGTATAAGTATCGGCGCTATGATAGGCTGGCTTCGTTCCCGATCCCATACTGTTCATCAGGACCCTATAAATGGTAAAATTGTAACGCAATCTTCTATTACCAGCATGATTATTGTACTCGTGCTGATTGCTGTACGCGTATTCATCGGTTATTTGATTGATTCAGGGTATCTGCTGCCCCATCACAGCGATGCGGCCACATTGATATCCAACAGCCTGCTGATTGTAGCCCTGGCCAATGTCGTTACTACCCGCATTATGATTTATCTTGATTATAACCGGCTGATTCATGGAATCTGA
- a CDS encoding ATP-binding cassette domain-containing protein has protein sequence MTVDQAAFLNVHHIGKRFGERQILSQVDITIERGEFVAIVGRSGCGKSTLLRLIAGLEQPTSGQISINRTAPGSSAAASDRPRSTRFLFQESRLLPWKTVLDNVRLGIPDKNRNTAREALAQVGLADREKEWPGVLSGGQKQRVALARALASHPDLLLLDEPLGALDALTRIEMQQLIERLWVEQGLTVVLVTHDVSEAVALADRVLLIEEGHIALNVRITLDRPRERNSGFAHFENQILGRLLQQDSKTPLPIIRQPNFSI, from the coding sequence ATGACCGTGGATCAGGCAGCTTTTCTGAATGTACATCATATCGGTAAACGGTTTGGAGAGCGGCAGATTCTGTCGCAGGTGGATATTACGATTGAGCGGGGAGAGTTCGTCGCGATTGTCGGACGCAGCGGCTGTGGCAAAAGTACGCTGCTGCGTCTGATAGCCGGATTGGAGCAGCCTACTAGCGGACAGATCAGCATCAATCGCACAGCCCCGGGTTCTTCGGCAGCAGCGTCTGACAGGCCGCGTTCAACAAGGTTTCTGTTTCAGGAATCCAGGCTGCTGCCATGGAAAACAGTGCTGGATAATGTAAGGCTGGGCATTCCGGACAAAAACAGGAATACTGCCCGTGAAGCCCTGGCACAGGTAGGATTAGCCGATCGGGAAAAGGAATGGCCGGGCGTACTCTCCGGCGGGCAAAAACAGCGGGTTGCTCTGGCACGGGCACTGGCCAGTCATCCGGATCTGCTGCTGCTGGATGAACCTCTCGGCGCGCTTGATGCACTCACGCGTATCGAAATGCAGCAGCTGATCGAACGGCTCTGGGTCGAGCAGGGATTAACGGTTGTACTGGTTACCCATGATGTGAGTGAAGCAGTTGCTCTGGCGGATCGTGTACTGCTGATTGAAGAAGGACATATTGCACTGAATGTGCGCATCACTTTGGATCGACCGCGGGAACGGAATAGCGGATTTGCTCATTTTGAGAACCAGATTCTGGGCAGATTGCTCCAGCAAGATAGCAAAACGCCGCTGCCCATCATTAGACAGCCCAATTTTTCGATATAG
- a CDS encoding sensor histidine kinase, which yields MDNLNRLMGNHSLVFRLSVTIIMLYSCFTIYFRESFFIWSIYTVTMLIFVILTWAPLKLHTLFIIAFSLFLYVMMFVNERMANAPANFLALLWVWFAILCTISVREKSIASFFALLTGVLMLIADYDRGFPYSMLISLVSIYFGVHSIYRYISVLRINSEQLQELETVHNELKHAHNELQENALQSIRYAALAERTRIAGEIHDGLGHHFTSLIVQLQALKWMIRQNPDQAEHTVNQLLDVSRQGLAEVRSVVRDWSVSERGVNELHTLASQVAERSGITLNFQADAADSQWGEAVDGILYRILQESLTNIVRHAEASVVDVTINQLGDQVIMRIADNGIYREETPLTHGFGLQNMIRRCEQLQGQCIFRAREGGGLIVEARLPLSFAIHHE from the coding sequence ATGGACAATCTGAACAGGCTGATGGGCAACCACTCGCTGGTATTCCGTCTTTCTGTCACCATCATTATGCTGTACAGCTGCTTTACCATCTATTTCCGGGAGTCCTTTTTTATCTGGTCGATCTATACAGTGACCATGCTGATTTTTGTCATTCTGACATGGGCTCCCCTCAAGCTTCATACGCTTTTTATTATTGCATTCAGTTTGTTTTTGTATGTCATGATGTTCGTTAATGAACGCATGGCTAATGCTCCTGCCAACTTTTTGGCGCTGCTCTGGGTATGGTTTGCTATTCTTTGTACCATATCGGTACGCGAGAAAAGTATTGCTTCCTTTTTTGCCCTGTTAACCGGTGTATTGATGCTGATTGCGGATTATGATCGCGGGTTTCCGTATTCCATGCTGATCTCGCTGGTAAGTATTTATTTTGGCGTACATAGCATTTACCGGTATATCTCGGTACTTCGCATTAACAGTGAACAGCTGCAGGAGCTGGAGACCGTGCACAACGAGCTGAAGCATGCCCATAATGAACTGCAGGAAAATGCGCTGCAGTCGATCCGCTACGCTGCACTGGCCGAACGTACCCGGATTGCCGGCGAGATCCATGATGGGTTGGGTCATCATTTTACTTCCCTGATCGTGCAGTTGCAGGCACTGAAGTGGATGATCCGCCAGAATCCAGATCAGGCCGAGCATACTGTCAACCAGCTGCTGGACGTTTCCCGGCAGGGACTCGCTGAAGTGCGTAGTGTCGTAAGAGACTGGTCGGTCAGTGAACGCGGGGTCAATGAACTGCATACACTTGCTTCCCAGGTCGCCGAGCGTTCGGGGATTACACTGAATTTCCAGGCGGATGCCGCCGATTCCCAGTGGGGCGAAGCGGTCGATGGCATTCTGTACCGCATCCTGCAGGAATCGCTAACCAATATTGTTCGCCATGCCGAGGCTTCGGTCGTAGACGTGACCATTAATCAACTGGGTGATCAGGTGATTATGCGTATTGCGGATAATGGAATATACCGCGAGGAGACACCTTTAACCCACGGCTTTGGTCTGCAAAATATGATCCGGCGCTGCGAGCAGCTGCAGGGTCAATGTATTTTCCGCGCACGCGAAGGCGGCGGCCTGATCGTCGAAGCCCGCCTGCCGCTATCATTTGCAATACATCATGAATAA
- the ssuC gene encoding aliphatic sulfonate ABC transporter permease SsuC → MGKRWFNRLLPFGLPLLLLIAWQLLTTTGWIAGNILPTPAEVVRALIRLLGTGELVENIAVSTSRALSGFAIGGGLGFLLGVVNGISQLSEKISDSSIQMIRNIPHLSLIPLVIVWFGIGEEAKLFLVSLGVFFPIYLNTFHGIRSVDRGLVEMGKVYGLGRLALYAHIILPGALPSILVGIRYALGIMWLTLIVAETVAADAGIGYMAMNAREFMQMDVIVLSILLYALLGKLSDSIAKLLEKRWLRWNPVLSRK, encoded by the coding sequence CTGGGAAAAAGATGGTTCAACCGGCTGCTGCCATTTGGTCTGCCATTGCTGCTGCTTATTGCCTGGCAGCTGCTGACCACTACCGGATGGATTGCCGGAAATATACTACCGACACCAGCAGAAGTAGTCCGTGCACTGATCCGGCTGCTCGGTACAGGAGAACTGGTAGAAAATATTGCTGTCAGCACAAGCCGCGCCCTGAGTGGATTTGCCATCGGAGGCGGTCTGGGATTCCTGCTCGGTGTAGTGAATGGGATTTCGCAGCTGTCCGAGAAAATATCGGATTCATCGATCCAGATGATTCGCAATATCCCCCACCTGTCGCTGATTCCGCTCGTAATCGTCTGGTTTGGAATCGGTGAGGAGGCCAAGCTGTTTCTTGTATCGTTGGGTGTATTTTTCCCGATATATCTTAATACATTTCACGGTATTCGTTCGGTAGACCGCGGACTCGTCGAAATGGGCAAAGTGTACGGATTGGGTCGGCTGGCGCTATATGCGCATATTATTCTGCCAGGTGCACTGCCATCGATTCTTGTCGGTATCCGTTATGCGCTTGGTATTATGTGGCTGACCCTGATTGTTGCAGAGACGGTGGCAGCCGATGCAGGGATTGGCTATATGGCGATGAACGCACGGGAATTTATGCAAATGGATGTCATTGTACTCAGTATTCTTCTGTATGCGCTGCTCGGCAAGCTGTCCGATAGTATCGCGAAGCTGCTGGAAAAGCGCTGGCTGCGCTGGAATCCAGTGCTATCCCGTAAATAA
- a CDS encoding extracellular solute-binding protein, with amino-acid sequence MKTQRTRLALLLVMVLALTGVLSACGGGSKQADDGKVTISFLHWRGEDTQTFQKIIDAFEQKNPNIVVDMQTLTSDQYQTTAQAKLTDGSVGDVFASFPGAQFAALAKAGLFTDLTGESFLKNYNANLIEAGSQDGKQWAVPYQLVYNMPIYNKALFEKYGLTPPKDWEGFLKVCQTLKDNGIIPIAFAGGDIGPGQFMNTMVMNNEPSEDIFTKVEAGQAKLTDEFWVKTLTQFKELNDKGFFQPNSLGTKDPAAGALFIQGKAAMLASGSYQLSQNVKQNPELQQGLLAPITVSADQAKYEGVHTSTFMLAVNSRSKHPEEAKKFVEFLSQPDIAAQYANETGQNVTLKDIKYDSKELNIAQEWADKKTVFQPRYTIVNAENQKAVTNSIQAVLGGATPEQAAQDAQAIIDQQIGR; translated from the coding sequence ATGAAAACTCAACGAACAAGATTGGCTTTACTGCTTGTTATGGTACTTGCACTTACTGGAGTGCTATCTGCATGCGGAGGTGGATCGAAGCAGGCAGATGATGGCAAAGTAACAATCAGTTTCCTCCATTGGCGCGGGGAAGATACACAGACGTTCCAGAAGATTATTGATGCTTTTGAGCAAAAGAACCCGAATATTGTCGTCGATATGCAAACGCTCACTTCTGATCAATATCAGACGACAGCTCAGGCGAAGCTGACAGATGGGTCGGTAGGCGATGTATTTGCTTCTTTCCCAGGTGCACAATTTGCCGCGCTGGCCAAAGCCGGATTATTCACCGATCTGACTGGTGAATCATTTCTCAAAAATTACAATGCCAATCTGATTGAAGCGGGCAGCCAGGACGGCAAACAATGGGCTGTACCTTATCAGCTCGTCTACAATATGCCGATTTACAATAAAGCCCTGTTCGAGAAATATGGTCTGACTCCACCCAAAGACTGGGAAGGGTTCCTCAAAGTCTGCCAGACGCTCAAGGATAACGGAATTATCCCGATTGCTTTTGCCGGTGGGGATATTGGACCGGGACAATTTATGAATACCATGGTGATGAATAACGAGCCAAGCGAAGATATTTTTACCAAGGTGGAAGCAGGACAGGCCAAGCTGACAGACGAATTCTGGGTGAAGACGCTGACTCAATTCAAAGAACTGAATGACAAAGGATTCTTCCAGCCAAATTCACTGGGTACCAAAGATCCTGCTGCAGGTGCGCTGTTTATCCAGGGCAAAGCTGCAATGCTGGCGAGTGGTTCCTACCAGCTGAGCCAAAATGTCAAGCAGAATCCGGAGCTGCAGCAAGGACTGCTCGCGCCGATTACTGTATCTGCCGATCAGGCCAAATATGAAGGTGTGCATACAAGCACATTTATGCTGGCAGTCAACAGCCGCTCCAAGCATCCGGAAGAAGCGAAGAAATTCGTCGAATTCCTGAGTCAACCGGATATCGCTGCCCAGTATGCCAATGAGACCGGACAAAACGTAACGCTCAAGGATATCAAGTATGATAGCAAAGAGCTGAATATAGCTCAGGAATGGGCAGACAAGAAAACAGTATTCCAGCCTCGGTATACAATTGTAAATGCCGAGAATCAAAAGGCTGTGACCAACTCGATCCAGGCTGTTCTGGGTGGTGCTACACCGGAACAGGCAGCTCAGGACGCACAGGCTATTATCGATCAGCAGATCGGACGCTAA
- a CDS encoding glutaredoxin family protein, protein MSTITQPVTHIIVWSKTGCHFCQEIKTYLEINGYTYTNLEVAGNDVLRDVLEAKYGIRHVPVVEVGGNGQYTALLEPDLEKLQYLLNSTQVEESRVQ, encoded by the coding sequence ATGTCCACCATCACTCAACCGGTTACGCATATTATTGTCTGGAGCAAAACAGGCTGCCACTTTTGCCAGGAAATCAAAACCTATCTGGAAATAAACGGGTATACCTATACCAATCTGGAAGTCGCCGGCAATGATGTGCTGCGTGATGTACTGGAAGCCAAATATGGTATCCGGCATGTCCCGGTCGTGGAAGTAGGCGGCAATGGACAATATACGGCTCTGCTGGAGCCGGATCTGGAGAAGCTGCAGTATCTGCTGAACAGCACGCAGGTAGAAGAGAGCAGGGTACAGTGA
- a CDS encoding iron-containing alcohol dehydrogenase family protein, with product MITVKAPSVYLNESNLLAASGSHIRALGSSALIIGGYTALEKVTPALLPALDEAGVSYHLQPFQGQCTREEIQAYAGIARKVQVQLIIGAGGGKVLDLAKGVAEQAGLPVVTIPTIPATCAAWSALTVLYNERGNAAGYWPLRRSPDLVLTDTALLAAAPARYLAAGIGDTLVKWHEFAVNLNGNYSSLALRSSVATARLALEILEEHALDVYEQAPLQQVTPAFIQVTDAIIVLAGLVGSIQDGSVHAAIAHGLHDSLTRLEDTHRSLHGEKVAFGLLTQWQLEQKEYKELHRLASLLHQLDLPVTLRQLGIESEREQAARQIAEGLTLREGAERHLAFAVHIDAVTRAILEADELGTQLIASTADRQQKLSGSVIVR from the coding sequence ATGATCACTGTAAAAGCTCCATCGGTCTATCTGAACGAGTCGAATTTGCTGGCTGCAAGCGGCTCACATATACGAGCGTTAGGCAGTAGTGCTCTTATTATCGGCGGCTATACGGCACTCGAGAAAGTTACACCTGCTCTGCTGCCGGCACTGGACGAGGCAGGAGTGAGCTATCATCTGCAGCCTTTTCAGGGACAATGCACCCGTGAAGAAATTCAGGCATATGCGGGGATAGCGCGCAAGGTTCAGGTTCAGCTGATTATTGGTGCGGGTGGAGGCAAAGTACTGGATCTGGCAAAAGGAGTAGCCGAACAGGCAGGACTGCCAGTGGTGACGATTCCGACGATCCCGGCTACCTGCGCAGCATGGTCGGCGCTCACTGTACTGTATAACGAGCGTGGTAATGCCGCCGGATATTGGCCGCTGCGTCGCTCACCGGATCTGGTACTGACAGATACAGCGCTGCTGGCGGCGGCACCTGCCCGGTATCTGGCAGCAGGGATCGGGGATACGCTGGTTAAATGGCACGAATTTGCTGTCAATCTAAATGGCAACTATTCCAGTCTGGCCCTGCGCAGCAGCGTCGCTACCGCTCGTCTGGCACTGGAGATTCTGGAAGAGCACGCACTCGATGTATATGAGCAGGCTCCTCTACAGCAGGTGACTCCAGCTTTTATACAGGTAACAGATGCCATTATTGTACTGGCAGGTCTGGTAGGGAGTATCCAGGATGGATCGGTGCATGCAGCAATCGCGCATGGACTGCATGACAGCCTGACCCGATTGGAAGATACCCATCGTAGTCTGCATGGGGAAAAGGTAGCTTTTGGACTGCTTACCCAGTGGCAGCTGGAACAAAAGGAATACAAGGAACTGCATCGACTGGCTTCGCTGCTGCATCAGCTGGATCTGCCTGTGACATTGAGGCAGCTGGGTATTGAAAGCGAACGGGAGCAGGCAGCCAGACAAATTGCCGAAGGATTAACGCTGCGGGAAGGTGCTGAACGTCATCTGGCTTTTGCAGTTCATATCGATGCAGTCACCCGTGCTATTCTGGAGGCGGATGAGCTCGGAACGCAGCTGATTGCCTCGACAGCCGATCGGCAGCAAAAGTTATCAGGGAGTGTGATTGTTCGATAA
- a CDS encoding ABC transporter substrate-binding protein — MKQRINHLLLPMVLLALLILMSGCSDTSNESSSGEAAAAGEVTIRVGQTGWGNLEEGLKAAGLDDTPYHVEYSVFQGGNLILEAMAAGQVDFGITSEIPPIFASQAAGGGGFKVVAVQEGNTLNQELVVAQGSPIHSVADLKGKKVAFVKNTTAHYFLLKMLEEAGLKWQDIDAVELSTADGLSALISGKVDALASYGNAIISAHQKQAVTIASAKDILSGSFLVNVSDSAIADSARQKAIADYLKRINQFHEWSRSHVQKWAQITADATHQPVEQALQTLQEGEAQRPSRIIAASAETIRSEQDVADTFSKAGVLSKPVTVSTFWSDAFSSGLSTAPKS, encoded by the coding sequence TTGAAACAACGTATAAACCATCTTTTGTTGCCAATGGTATTGCTGGCTCTGCTGATCCTGATGTCAGGCTGCTCGGATACATCCAATGAGTCCTCTTCCGGTGAAGCAGCGGCTGCCGGCGAAGTAACGATCCGTGTCGGTCAGACGGGCTGGGGCAATCTGGAGGAAGGCTTGAAAGCGGCCGGATTGGACGATACACCTTACCATGTAGAATACAGCGTTTTCCAGGGAGGTAATCTGATTCTGGAAGCGATGGCCGCCGGACAGGTCGATTTTGGTATTACAAGCGAGATTCCGCCTATTTTTGCTTCCCAGGCAGCTGGTGGTGGCGGCTTCAAAGTCGTTGCAGTACAGGAAGGAAATACGCTTAATCAGGAGCTGGTAGTCGCGCAGGGGTCACCGATTCATAGCGTTGCAGATCTCAAAGGTAAAAAGGTTGCTTTTGTCAAAAATACTACAGCTCATTACTTCTTGCTCAAAATGCTGGAAGAAGCAGGGCTCAAATGGCAGGATATCGATGCAGTGGAACTGTCCACAGCAGATGGTCTGAGTGCACTGATCAGCGGTAAAGTCGATGCTCTCGCAAGTTATGGCAATGCGATTATCTCTGCGCATCAGAAGCAGGCCGTCACAATTGCCAGTGCCAAAGATATTCTGTCCGGCAGTTTTCTCGTGAATGTATCGGACAGTGCAATCGCAGATAGTGCTAGGCAAAAAGCGATTGCCGATTATCTAAAACGAATCAACCAATTCCATGAGTGGTCCCGCAGTCATGTACAGAAATGGGCGCAGATTACAGCAGATGCAACTCATCAGCCGGTAGAGCAGGCGCTGCAAACCCTGCAGGAAGGAGAAGCCCAGCGTCCCAGTCGTATTATTGCAGCTTCGGCAGAGACTATCCGGTCAGAGCAGGATGTGGCTGATACATTCAGCAAGGCAGGGGTATTGTCCAAGCCGGTCACCGTATCTACTTTCTGGAGTGATGCGTTCAGCTCCGGTCTATCCACAGCTCCAAAATCATAA
- a CDS encoding GNAT family N-acetyltransferase, which yields MTFTGSKPTKQQIPAEPSLSTQPSSDYNSKPADSSQDTAYSTVRPTASVDRQTDIVLRQAIAEDAEELLQVILDAYEPLRQLQIPFPAGYATLEMIQDNIAAHECYILIKQGRIAATVTLDRDHQPRLQELSSLPFIRWFAVGPDFKGQGYGAQLLNWLEQEIIAGKHGQPGVMLATATRHPWLAPMYERRGYYTFYDETHNGEHIVFMAKLLDPAQKLQSFIHTTTGGK from the coding sequence ATGACTTTTACCGGATCCAAGCCAACCAAGCAGCAAATTCCTGCCGAGCCTTCTCTGTCTACACAACCATCGTCGGATTATAATTCCAAACCTGCCGACAGCAGTCAGGATACAGCTTATTCCACTGTACGGCCAACAGCTTCAGTTGATCGGCAGACTGATATTGTTCTCCGTCAGGCTATAGCGGAAGATGCGGAGGAATTACTGCAGGTCATACTGGATGCGTACGAACCGCTGCGTCAGCTGCAGATTCCTTTTCCGGCCGGTTACGCGACACTGGAGATGATTCAGGATAATATTGCCGCACATGAATGCTATATTCTGATCAAGCAAGGGAGGATTGCCGCGACGGTTACCCTGGATCGGGATCATCAGCCGCGGCTGCAGGAACTGAGCAGCCTGCCGTTTATCCGCTGGTTTGCCGTTGGACCGGATTTCAAAGGGCAGGGGTATGGAGCCCAGCTGCTGAACTGGCTGGAACAGGAAATTATAGCTGGCAAGCATGGTCAGCCCGGAGTAATGCTAGCAACAGCAACCCGTCACCCATGGCTGGCACCGATGTACGAGCGACGTGGTTATTATACTTTTTATGATGAAACCCATAACGGCGAGCATATTGTTTTTATGGCCAAACTGCTGGACCCTGCACAGAAATTACAATCATTTATCCATACGACTACGGGAGGGAAATAA